One Phragmites australis chromosome 23, lpPhrAust1.1, whole genome shotgun sequence DNA window includes the following coding sequences:
- the LOC133906365 gene encoding auxin-responsive protein SAUR71-like, whose protein sequence is MAVARKPRAPAAINATPHATTWRERLWLTKLSSRDRSGPSAPMRQMIRRLSRVGDCSSSSSSSSPARRRGGGGGGKKAHAGVPEGHVPVYVGGGGEGAEERFVVRTELLGAPALAELLGRAAQEYGYDHQGPLRIPCPVAVFRRALASVAADEEEEDGE, encoded by the coding sequence ATGGCAGTGGCTCGGAAGCCACGCGCTCCTGCGGCTATAAATGCCACCCCGCACGCTACCACCTGGCGGGAACGACTCTGGCTCACCAAGCTCAGTAGCCGAGACAGATCTGGGCCGTCCGCTCCGATGAGGCAGATGATCAGGCGGCTCTCCCGCGTCGGCGACTGCTCGTCGAGCTCCTCCTCTTCGTCGCCGGCGAGgcggcgcggaggcggcggcggggggaaGAAGGCGCACGCGGGGGTTCCGGAGGGGCACGTGCCGGTGTACGTGGGCGGAGGGGGCGAGGGCGCGGAGGAGCGGTTCGTGGTGCGCACGGAGCTGCTGGGCGCGCCGGCGCTGGCGGAGCTTCTTGGCCGTGCGGCGCAGGAGTACGGGTACGACCACCAGGGCCCGCTCCGCATCCCCTGCCCCGTCGCCGTCTTCCGCCGCGCGCTCGCCTCCGTGGCcgccgacgaggaggaagaggacggcGAGTAG